The following proteins are encoded in a genomic region of Zea mays cultivar B73 chromosome 9, Zm-B73-REFERENCE-NAM-5.0, whole genome shotgun sequence:
- the LOC100283083 gene encoding zinc finger protein CONSTANS-LIKE 16 codes for MIATTTTGSSAKAAAVGGKEARACDACLRRRARWYCAADDAFLCQVCDTSVHSANSLARRHERLRLRPTSPLQTPPPPTPASANRESHDEVVPAWFKRKARTPRGGRAKSDVRTLSRRLVVPHAAGGDSPDGRNDEGEFEAEEPEEEVLYRVPVFDPALAEFCSPQPLEDAAALASSCNEDGAVEDPAKTDRETPAAAPLVQFFPDGGHANFGPTDAELREFAADMEALLGYGLDDGNEESSSFCMETLGLLEPVEVGEDASRVKVETDAGSACEASGTLACALELLDPDASDEMLDIDFNYGSPQDTTTTENAASSSHTGTDGQFLQTSLSLTLNYEAIIQSWGSSPWTGGAERPHVKLDDSWPHDCTNMWVVGRGMVGHGGEDLLGTPRLGQGMDDVGREARVSRYREKRRTRLFSKKIRYEVRKLNAEKRPRMKGRFVKRATAGGSLTIAGLA; via the exons ATGATTGCCACGACCACGACCGGCAGCTCGGCGAAGGCGGCGGCGGTGGGTGGCAAGGAGGCGCGCGCCTGTGACGCGTGCCTGCGCCGGCGGGCCAGGTGGTACTGCGCAGCGGACGACGCGTTCCTGTGCCAAGTCTGCGACACGTCGGTGCACTCCGCGAACTCGCTCGCGCGGCGTCACGAGAGGCTGCGTCTGCGCCCCACGTCTCCGCTGCAGACGCCGCCGCCTCCCACGCCGGCGTCAGCGAATCGCGAGAGCCACGACGAGGTGGTGCCGGCGTGGTTCAAGCGCAAGGCGCGCACCCCGCGCGGTGGGCGCGCCAAAAGCGATGTGCGGACGTTGTCGCGGCGCCTCGTTGTGCCCCATGCGGCGGGCGGGGACTCGCCAGATGGTCGGAACGACGAGGGGGAGTTCGAGGCCGAGGAGCCGGAGGAGGAGGTGCTTTACCGCGTGCCTGTCTTTGACCCTGCCCTGGCAGAGTTCTGCTCGCCCCAGCCTCTTGAGGACGCGGCCGCTCTCGCGTCGTCCTGCAACGAAGACGGCGCCGTCGAGGACCCGGCGAAGACAGATCGAGAGACACCTGCAGCGGCGCCGCTGGTGCAGTTTTTCCCCGACGGAGGTCATGCCAACTTCGGGCCGACCGACGCCGAGCTCAGGGAGTTCGCCGCGGACATGGAGGCCTTGCTCGGGTACGGCCTGGACGACGGCAACGAGGAGAGCTCGTCGTTCTGCATGGAGACGCTGGGCCTCCTGGAACCGGTGGAAGTGGGTGAAGACGCGTCGCGAGTCAAGGTGGAGACTGACGCCGGCAGTGCCTGCGAAGCCAGTGGCACGCTGGCGTGCGCCCTCGAGCTGCTGGACCCAGATGCATCTGACGAGATGCTGGACATCGACTTCAACTACGGCTCGCCTCAGGACACGACGACGACCGAGAATGCCGCGAGCAGCAGCCACACGGGAACCGACGGCCAGTTCTTGCAGACGAGCCTCTCGCTCACCCTCAACTACGAGGCCATCATCCAGAGCTGGGGgagctcgccgtggaccggcggcGCCGAACGACCACATGTCAAGCTCGACGACAGCTGGCCCCACGACTGCACG AACATGTGGGTTGTGGGACGAGGAATGGTCGGCCACGGCGGTGAGGACTTGCTGGGCACGCCGAGGCTGGGGCAGGGCATGGACGACGTTGGCCGGGAGGCCCGAGTGTCGCGGTACCGGGAGAAGCGCAGGACGCGGCTCTTCTCCAAGAAGATCCGGTACGAGGTGCGCAAGCTCAACGCCGAGAAGCGGCCACGGATGAAGGGCCGCTTCGTCAAGCGCGCCACCGCCGGTGGCAGTCTCACCATCGCTGGCCTCGCTTAG